Proteins from a single region of Hordeum vulgare subsp. vulgare chromosome 6H, MorexV3_pseudomolecules_assembly, whole genome shotgun sequence:
- the LOC123404415 gene encoding aspartic proteinase oryzasin-1-like, with product MAAAGHLILLSCVLLHALLAGPAEGLVRVALTKRPADEDGRVVAGEDAQRLLAWRHGLVYNSAADVPKEGAEGHVVALKNHLNAQYYGEIAIGTPPQNFTVIFDTGSAEFWVPSSKCFLSIACYLHASYKASKSTTYKKNGKRVALHYGTGTISGYISQDNVQVGGLVVKNQDFIEATLEPGITFMFRKFDGILGLGFKEIAKGNVEPVWYNMVNQHLVGSPVFSFWFNRHADKGQGGEIVFGGIDPKHHKEDHKYVPITKKGYWQFDMGDVLIGGNSTGLCASRCAAIADSGTSLLVGPTAIIAQINEKIGAPGILSQECKAVASQYGQRILQLMLDGIDPTKICPSIGLCIQNGTQGVSFGIRNVVDDEAGRSNDAMCHVCEMAVMWAKNQLAQDRTRDLILKYINKLCDYIPSPMGESSVDCKRLESLPDVAFTIGGKQFALKPEEYILKVGDGDATQCISGFIAMDIPPPNGPIWILGDIFMGAYHTVFDYGNMKVGFAKAA from the exons ATGGCAGCCGCTGGCCACCTCATCCTCCTGTCATGCGTGCTCCTTCACGCCCTCCTCGCCGGTCCGGCGGAGGGTCTGGTCCGTGTCGCGCTGACGAAGCGGCCTGCGGACGAGGACGGACGCGTCGTCGCCGGGGAGGACGCGCAGCGCCTCCTCGCGTGGCGGCACGGCCTCGTCTACAACTCCGCCGCCGACGTGCCCAAAGAAGGCGCGGAGGGCCACGTCGTGGCGCTTAAGAACCACCTCAACGCCCAGTACTACGGCGAGATCGCCATCGGGACGCCGCCGCAGAACTTCACCGTCATCTTCGACACGGGCAGCGCCGAGTTCTGGGTGCCCTCCTCCAAGTGCTTTCTCTCG ATTGCATGCTACCTCCATGCGAGCTACAAGGCCAGCAAGTCCACCACTTACAAGAAGAACG GAAAAAGGGTTGCACTTCATTATGGAACCGGTACAATTTCTGGATATATTAGCCAGGACAATGTCCAAGTTGGTGGCCTAGTTGTAAAAAATCAG GATTTCATCGAAGCTACCTTGGAACCGGGTATAACTTTCATGTTTAGGAAATTCGATGGCATTCTCGGTCTTGGGTTTAAAGAAATCGCAAAAGGCAATGTTGAACCTGTCTG GTACAACATGGTTAATCAACATTTGGTTGGTAGCCCCGTTTTCTCATTCTGGTTCAACCGACATGCCGACAAAGGGCAGGGGGGAGAAATTGTGTTTGGAGGAATTGATCCTAAGCATCACAAGGAAGATCATAAATACGTTCCTATTACTAAGAAGGGATACTGGCAG TTTGATATGGGTGATGTCTTGATTGGAGGAAACTCCACAG GATTATGTGCATCTCGATGTGCAGCTATAGCAGATTCGGGAACTTCGTTGCTTGTTGGCCCCACA GCCATAATTGCTCAGATAAATGAAAAGATTGGTGCGCCTGGAATTCTCAGCCAAGAGTGCAAGGCAGTTGCTTCTCAGTATGGGCAACGGATCTTACAACTGATGCTAGATGGG ATCGACCCGACAAAAATATGTCCTTCTATTGGTCTATGCATTCAGAATGGAACTCAAGGTGTGAG CTTTGGTATTCGGAATGTGGTAGATGATGAAGCTGGGAGATCAAATGATGCCATGTGCCATGTTTGTGAGATGGCTGTTATGTGGGCAAAGAACCAACTTGCACAGGATCGAACACGGGATCTTATATTGAAGTACATTAATAAG CTATGTGACTATATCCCTAGCCCTATGGGAGAATCATCAGTGGACTGCAAAAGACTTGAATCCCTGCCCGACGTCGCCTTCACCATCGGCGGCAAACAGTTTGCGCTCAAACCAGAGGAA taCATCCTGAAGGTCGGTGACGGAGATGCTACTCAGTGCATTAGTGGATTCATAGCCATGGATATTCCTCCCCCAAATGGTCCTATCTG GATCTTGGGCGACATATTCATGGGAGCCTATCACACTGTCTTCGACTATGGCAACATGAAGGTTGGCTTTGCGAAGGCGGCATAG